In the genome of Marinobacter antarcticus, one region contains:
- a CDS encoding class I SAM-dependent rRNA methyltransferase: MNFPVLYLRKGAERRLRAGHLWVYSNEVDIQRSPLTEFEAGAQAELRASNDKPLGVVFVNPHALICGRLISRDAAQGMTPNRLTQRMETALVLRERLFDKPFYRWVFGDSDGLSGLVVDRFGDTVVVQISTAGMEQMKESIIRAVQRLAHPKAIILKNDGKMRSVEGLDSYVEQAYGPEATLLEVEENGVRFEVPLEGGQKTGWFYDHRMNRQRLQAYAPGKRVLDVFSYVGGWGIQAACAGATQVTCVDSSSGAIDSVHHNAKLNGLDNVETIEGDAFEAMKALADEKEKYDIVVLDPPAFIPRRRDQKAGEQAYARLNQLGLRLLERDGLLVSASCSMHLSQEKLVDIIRGSGRKIDRFVQLLEQGHQAPDHPVIPGIPETDYIKSCFVRSLTGFM, encoded by the coding sequence ATGAATTTCCCGGTTTTATATTTACGCAAAGGCGCGGAGCGCAGGCTTCGGGCTGGCCATCTGTGGGTTTACAGCAACGAAGTTGATATTCAGCGTTCACCGCTGACGGAGTTTGAGGCCGGTGCTCAGGCTGAGTTACGTGCGTCTAATGACAAGCCGCTCGGTGTTGTGTTCGTTAACCCGCATGCACTCATTTGCGGACGTCTGATCAGCCGTGATGCTGCACAAGGTATGACGCCGAACCGGCTGACCCAGCGCATGGAGACGGCGCTGGTATTGCGGGAGCGGCTGTTTGATAAACCGTTCTATCGCTGGGTGTTCGGAGACAGTGATGGGCTTTCCGGGCTGGTGGTGGATCGGTTCGGCGACACGGTGGTGGTGCAGATCTCCACCGCCGGCATGGAGCAGATGAAAGAATCGATTATTCGCGCGGTTCAGCGGCTGGCGCATCCCAAGGCCATTATTCTCAAGAACGATGGCAAGATGCGTTCGGTTGAAGGTTTGGATAGCTACGTTGAGCAGGCATATGGTCCTGAGGCAACGCTGCTTGAAGTGGAGGAAAACGGTGTTCGCTTCGAGGTGCCCCTTGAGGGTGGCCAGAAAACCGGTTGGTTTTATGATCATCGCATGAATCGCCAGCGTCTGCAGGCCTACGCACCGGGTAAGCGGGTGCTGGATGTGTTCAGTTACGTTGGTGGTTGGGGCATTCAAGCTGCGTGTGCCGGTGCCACTCAGGTTACCTGTGTGGATAGTTCTTCAGGAGCAATTGATTCGGTTCATCACAATGCGAAGCTCAATGGTCTGGACAATGTGGAGACCATTGAGGGCGACGCGTTTGAGGCGATGAAAGCGCTGGCGGACGAGAAAGAGAAATACGACATCGTTGTGCTGGATCCGCCGGCATTTATTCCTCGCCGTCGCGATCAGAAGGCCGGAGAACAGGCATACGCGCGACTGAATCAGCTTGGGTTGCGATTGCTGGAACGGGATGGGCTGTTGGTTTCTGCCTCATGTTCCATGCACCTCTCACAGGAGAAGCTGGTGGATATCATTAGAGGCAGCGGTCGCAAGATTGATCGTTTCGTGCAGCTTCTTGAGCAGGGGCATCAGGCGCCGGATCACCCGGTCATTCCCGGGATTCCGGAGACGGACTACATCAAATCCTGCTTTGTGCGTTCGCTGACCGGCTTCATGTGA
- the lpxL gene encoding LpxL/LpxP family Kdo(2)-lipid IV(A) lauroyl/palmitoleoyl acyltransferase, whose protein sequence is MKKKYRRQPRNTDYSAYRHPRWWPTWAGIAVMWSVAQLPIRFQWWLGKRIGLLAWRLASRRRHIAEVNIRLCFPEFTRSQQDALVRNTFIANGIGLIELGTAWFRNPKKLTGITEVHGKEHLDNALAKGKGVLLLGGHYSTLDLGGSLITEYIEADVMQRDHNNPLMNAIMTRARERRYGTVLGSRDLRGLLRSLRDNRTVWYATDQDYGRKDIVFAPFFGIPAGTITATSRIAARSHCKVVPFSHFRRDDKPGYDIYFHPPLESFPSGDDLRDATEINQILEREIRRAPDQYLWMHRRFKTRPDIDDPGFYGNK, encoded by the coding sequence GTGAAGAAGAAATACCGCCGGCAGCCACGGAATACAGACTACTCTGCCTACCGCCATCCTCGTTGGTGGCCAACATGGGCTGGAATTGCGGTTATGTGGAGCGTCGCTCAGCTTCCGATCCGTTTTCAGTGGTGGCTTGGCAAGCGTATTGGCCTGCTGGCCTGGCGACTTGCCAGCAGGCGCCGCCACATAGCCGAGGTCAATATCCGATTGTGCTTTCCGGAGTTCACTCGGTCGCAGCAAGATGCGCTTGTGCGCAATACCTTTATCGCTAATGGAATTGGGCTGATTGAGCTTGGAACTGCATGGTTTCGAAACCCCAAAAAACTCACCGGCATAACGGAAGTTCACGGCAAAGAACACCTTGATAACGCCTTGGCCAAAGGTAAGGGCGTGCTGCTGCTGGGCGGCCATTACAGTACTCTGGATCTCGGCGGCAGCCTGATTACAGAGTATATTGAAGCGGATGTGATGCAGCGGGATCACAACAACCCATTGATGAACGCCATCATGACCCGGGCGCGGGAGCGTCGGTATGGCACGGTTCTCGGCTCCCGGGATCTTCGTGGTTTGCTCCGAAGCCTGCGGGATAATCGCACCGTATGGTATGCAACAGACCAGGACTATGGCCGCAAGGACATTGTGTTCGCGCCATTTTTTGGCATCCCAGCCGGCACAATCACGGCCACTTCACGAATCGCAGCACGCAGCCACTGCAAGGTTGTTCCTTTCAGCCACTTCCGGCGAGACGACAAACCCGGTTACGACATTTATTTTCACCCTCCGCTGGAGTCATTCCCAAGCGGTGACGACCTGCGGGATGCAACCGAGATCAACCAGATTCTTGAACGTGAGATACGGCGCGCCCCAGACCAGTACCTCTGGATGCACCGGCGTTTCAAAACGCGGCCAGACATAGACGACCCGGGCTTTTATGGCAACAAATAG
- the waaA gene encoding lipid IV(A) 3-deoxy-D-manno-octulosonic acid transferase, giving the protein MLQFIYSQLIRLLLPFILLRLWWQGRQAPELRLNWQQRLGFVPRASGTVVWVHAVSVGETIAAAPMVRRLLARDPSITILMTAMTDTGLTQAMKMFGSQVQYAYAPYDTPGSIRRFLNRANPRILVIMETEIWPNMIRQSRSRRVPVFLINARLSERSARGYERVKSLVAPIMRSISWVAAQAEKDAERFRRIGVAASKVAVTGSVKFDVDIPDAVREASLKLKASFSSRPVWIAGSTHEGEDMQLLAAHRQLLNTHPDALLILVPRHPERFEAIAEKVNRQKFSLARRSRSEDPSSTEVYLGDTMGELMMLYGASDVAFVGGSLIERGGHNPLEPAGWGIPVISGPHVFNFETIYQRLLDDRGVTMVGSADELSRHLLALFSDADERRASGQRALSVVNKNKGALDRVVDGVIARV; this is encoded by the coding sequence GTGCTTCAATTTATCTATTCACAACTTATACGGTTGCTGCTTCCATTTATTCTTTTGCGGTTGTGGTGGCAAGGCCGACAGGCCCCGGAACTGCGTCTTAACTGGCAGCAGCGCCTGGGCTTTGTGCCCCGGGCCAGCGGTACCGTGGTTTGGGTACATGCCGTCTCGGTTGGCGAAACCATTGCTGCGGCGCCTATGGTGCGGCGCCTCCTCGCGCGCGATCCCAGCATTACTATATTGATGACCGCCATGACGGACACGGGCCTGACGCAGGCCATGAAAATGTTTGGTAGTCAGGTTCAGTACGCTTACGCACCCTACGATACCCCAGGTTCGATACGTCGTTTTCTGAACCGGGCCAACCCCAGAATTCTGGTCATCATGGAAACGGAAATATGGCCGAACATGATACGCCAGAGCCGTTCCCGGCGAGTGCCGGTGTTTCTTATCAATGCGCGCCTTTCCGAACGTTCTGCCCGAGGGTATGAACGTGTCAAAAGCCTGGTTGCGCCGATCATGCGCAGTATCAGTTGGGTGGCCGCTCAGGCAGAAAAAGATGCAGAACGGTTTCGCAGAATTGGCGTTGCAGCATCCAAGGTTGCGGTGACAGGGAGCGTGAAGTTTGATGTGGATATTCCCGACGCTGTGCGGGAGGCTTCGCTAAAGCTCAAGGCATCCTTTTCCTCGCGCCCGGTCTGGATTGCCGGCAGTACCCATGAGGGTGAGGACATGCAGTTGCTGGCAGCCCATCGGCAGCTTTTGAACACTCATCCGGACGCCCTGTTGATTCTGGTGCCTCGCCACCCTGAGCGCTTTGAAGCGATCGCGGAAAAAGTGAATAGACAGAAGTTCTCGCTGGCACGGCGATCCCGGAGTGAAGACCCCTCAAGTACAGAGGTTTATCTTGGGGATACCATGGGCGAGCTGATGATGCTTTATGGCGCCAGTGACGTGGCATTCGTGGGCGGCTCGTTGATTGAGCGCGGCGGTCACAATCCGCTGGAGCCAGCAGGCTGGGGAATCCCGGTGATCTCTGGGCCTCACGTGTTCAACTTTGAAACCATTTATCAGAGGCTTCTCGATGACCGTGGCGTGACGATGGTTGGCAGTGCCGATGAGCTATCCCGTCATCTGCTGGCTCTGTTCAGCGATGCTGATGAACGTCGGGCCAGCGGCCAACGTGCGTTGTCAGTGGTTAACAAGAATAAGGGTGCGCTAGATAGAGTGGTTGACGGGGTTATCGCGCGGGTTTGA
- the ptsP gene encoding phosphoenolpyruvate--protein phosphotransferase, protein MLSILRSLVQEVNSARDLHEALSIIVSRVQKAMGTEVCSVYLLDPASNRYILMATEGLYLKAVGKVSLGHSEGLVGLVGSREEPINLEDAPSHPRYRYFPETGEERFRSFLGVPIIHHRRVLGVLVVQQRESSRCFDEGEEAFLVTVSAQLAGVIAHSEATGAISGLSLTGEEARDVSFNGVPGSPGVAIGHGVVVYPAADLDVVPDKPAEDIELELELFRSAVQAVCEDIEGVAKRLTSRLRPEELALFDVYLRMLSDEALPGEVNNRIREGVWAQGALKQVVQNYVRHFEMMDDHYLQERAVDIRDLGRRLLSYLQEGEQKDLNYPERTVLVSEELTPSMLGEVPRGQLVGLVSVKGSSNSHVAILARAMGVPTVMGLVDIPVNQLDGKELIVDGFEGQIFASPSADLRTFFQTICDEEDELDRGLEALRDKPCVTTDGHRVPLLVNTGLMTDVVRSLSHGAEGIGLYRTEVPFMIKDRFPSEQEQRQYYREQLEAFAPNPVTMRTLDIGGDKSLTYFPIEEENPFLGWRGIRVTLDHPEIFLVQVRAMLKASEGLNNLQVMLPMISNISEVEESLHLIYRVYHEVREEGYDIHMPKVGVMIEIPAAVYQIRELADRVDFLSVGSNDLTQYLLAVDRNNPRVAQLYHSYHPAVLQALVRIAQDAHAVGKPVGICGELAGDPGGALLLMAMGYDSLSMNAASLPKVKSVIRSVSREWAVKLLKDVLLLDSPHVIKSCVELALRNAGFGRYLRPVKSTSAALAEQVAS, encoded by the coding sequence ATGCTGAGCATTCTGCGAAGTCTTGTACAAGAGGTAAACAGCGCCCGGGATCTTCACGAGGCGCTGAGTATCATCGTATCGCGTGTGCAAAAAGCCATGGGAACCGAAGTCTGCTCCGTTTATCTGTTGGACCCGGCTTCTAACCGCTACATTCTGATGGCAACCGAAGGCCTGTACCTGAAAGCCGTAGGCAAAGTGAGCCTTGGGCACTCAGAAGGGCTGGTCGGGCTTGTGGGTTCCAGAGAAGAACCCATCAATCTGGAAGATGCGCCCTCCCACCCCCGCTATCGATATTTTCCCGAAACCGGTGAAGAGCGCTTCCGCTCGTTTCTCGGGGTTCCCATTATTCACCATCGCCGGGTACTAGGCGTTCTCGTGGTTCAGCAGCGGGAGAGTTCCCGGTGCTTTGATGAGGGGGAAGAGGCATTTCTGGTCACCGTTTCCGCTCAGCTTGCGGGTGTTATTGCCCACAGTGAAGCGACCGGCGCAATCAGCGGCCTTTCCCTGACCGGCGAAGAGGCCCGCGACGTCAGCTTTAACGGTGTGCCTGGTTCACCGGGCGTTGCGATTGGCCATGGTGTTGTGGTCTACCCGGCAGCCGACCTGGACGTGGTTCCCGATAAGCCGGCGGAAGACATTGAGCTGGAGCTGGAGTTATTCCGATCGGCTGTCCAGGCGGTCTGTGAAGACATTGAGGGGGTTGCAAAACGGCTGACCTCACGGCTTCGTCCTGAAGAGCTGGCACTGTTTGATGTTTATCTCCGCATGCTAAGCGACGAAGCCTTGCCCGGTGAGGTCAATAACCGGATCCGTGAGGGGGTCTGGGCGCAGGGCGCTCTCAAGCAGGTGGTTCAGAATTATGTTCGTCATTTTGAAATGATGGACGACCACTACCTCCAGGAAAGAGCGGTAGATATCCGTGATCTCGGCCGCCGCCTGCTTTCCTATCTTCAGGAAGGCGAGCAGAAGGATCTGAACTATCCCGAGCGCACGGTTCTGGTCAGTGAGGAACTGACCCCCTCCATGCTTGGAGAGGTACCCCGGGGCCAGTTGGTCGGTCTGGTATCGGTCAAGGGCTCCAGCAACTCCCACGTTGCCATTCTCGCTCGGGCAATGGGCGTGCCAACCGTTATGGGGCTAGTGGATATTCCAGTTAATCAGCTTGATGGTAAGGAGCTGATCGTTGATGGTTTTGAAGGGCAGATTTTTGCTTCCCCTTCAGCTGATCTCCGGACATTTTTCCAGACCATCTGTGATGAAGAAGACGAACTCGACCGCGGGTTGGAGGCGCTTCGTGACAAGCCGTGTGTAACAACCGATGGTCACAGGGTGCCTCTGCTGGTCAATACCGGGCTGATGACCGATGTGGTGCGCTCCCTGTCCCACGGGGCTGAGGGTATTGGCCTTTACCGCACCGAAGTGCCTTTCATGATCAAGGATCGCTTTCCATCGGAGCAGGAGCAGCGGCAGTATTATCGCGAACAGCTGGAAGCGTTTGCGCCCAATCCGGTGACCATGCGTACTCTGGATATCGGCGGTGATAAGTCGCTGACGTATTTTCCGATCGAGGAAGAAAACCCGTTTTTGGGTTGGCGGGGAATCCGGGTGACGTTGGACCATCCCGAGATTTTTCTGGTTCAGGTGCGCGCCATGCTGAAAGCCAGTGAAGGTCTGAATAATCTCCAGGTGATGTTGCCCATGATCAGCAATATCTCCGAGGTTGAAGAGTCCCTGCACCTGATATATCGGGTTTACCATGAGGTAAGGGAAGAGGGTTATGACATCCACATGCCCAAAGTGGGCGTAATGATTGAGATACCTGCTGCCGTGTACCAGATTCGCGAGCTGGCTGACCGTGTGGATTTTCTTTCGGTTGGCTCCAACGATCTGACCCAGTATTTGCTTGCGGTGGACCGTAACAATCCCCGAGTTGCCCAGCTCTATCACTCATACCACCCGGCTGTGCTGCAAGCTCTCGTGCGAATAGCTCAGGATGCCCACGCGGTCGGCAAGCCAGTGGGTATCTGCGGTGAGCTGGCGGGGGATCCTGGGGGTGCCTTGCTGTTGATGGCCATGGGCTACGACTCCCTGTCCATGAATGCGGCCAGCTTGCCGAAAGTAAAATCTGTGATCCGCAGTGTCAGTCGGGAGTGGGCTGTGAAGCTTCTGAAAGATGTGCTGTTACTGGATTCGCCTCACGTTATCAAGAGCTGCGTGGAGCTTGCGCTGCGCAATGCCGGCTTTGGTCGTTACCTGCGCCCCGTTAAATCTACGTCCGCAGCTCTGGCCGAACAGGTTGCTTCTTGA
- the cpdA gene encoding 3',5'-cyclic-AMP phosphodiesterase: protein MTLKESTRPLRVLQLTDPHLMASADGSLLGVNTRDSLDAVIAEVLKSHGQPDLILATGDIAQDGSEGAYRVFGDRLGAFSGASAWIAGNHDQVGHLAEVAARYDADRRHIVQGGWQFILLDSSVPGKVFGELAKSELDFLAGMLEQHPDLPALVTLHHHPVDISADWMREIGLRNREDFWQVIDRFPQVKVVLWGHIHQIHEQQRNGVQLLATPSTCIQFTSGSRKFSVEDLAPGYRWFEFQASGNFTTEVCRAREFEFELDQNSSGY, encoded by the coding sequence ATGACCTTAAAGGAATCCACCCGTCCGCTTCGGGTACTGCAGTTAACGGATCCGCACCTGATGGCCAGCGCAGATGGCTCGTTGCTAGGTGTAAATACCCGTGACAGCCTCGATGCCGTTATCGCAGAGGTGCTCAAGTCCCATGGGCAACCGGATCTGATTCTGGCTACCGGCGATATTGCTCAGGATGGCTCGGAAGGGGCCTATCGCGTTTTTGGAGACCGCCTCGGAGCCTTCAGCGGCGCTTCTGCATGGATTGCAGGGAATCATGATCAGGTTGGACATCTGGCGGAAGTCGCAGCGCGTTATGACGCAGATCGACGGCACATTGTTCAGGGCGGCTGGCAGTTCATCCTTCTGGACTCTTCCGTGCCCGGTAAAGTATTCGGGGAGCTTGCAAAATCGGAACTGGATTTTCTCGCAGGAATGCTGGAGCAGCACCCGGATTTGCCGGCGCTGGTCACGCTGCACCACCACCCGGTTGATATCAGCGCTGACTGGATGAGAGAAATCGGGCTCAGGAATCGTGAAGACTTCTGGCAGGTGATTGATCGCTTCCCGCAGGTAAAAGTGGTGCTGTGGGGCCACATCCACCAGATCCATGAGCAGCAGAGAAATGGCGTGCAGTTGCTGGCAACGCCTTCCACTTGCATTCAGTTTACCTCCGGCTCGCGCAAGTTCTCTGTGGAAGACCTGGCGCCGGGGTACCGTTGGTTTGAGTTCCAGGCTTCCGGCAACTTCACGACGGAAGTGTGCCGGGCCCGGGAGTTCGAGTTTGAACTCGATCAGAACAGCTCCGGTTACTGA
- the gcvH gene encoding glycine cleavage system protein GcvH → MSDTPSDLKYIETHQWVRVGADGTATVGITDFAQEQLGDVVYIGVPEVGETVTGGEEAGVAESVKSASDVFSPVTGEVIEINESLEDEPEKVNEDPYGDGWLFKVKLSDQGELEGLMDALAYAEHVAAAE, encoded by the coding sequence ATGAGCGATACCCCTTCCGATCTCAAGTACATCGAAACCCACCAATGGGTGCGTGTAGGCGCCGATGGCACCGCAACGGTAGGCATTACAGACTTCGCCCAGGAGCAGTTGGGTGATGTGGTTTATATCGGCGTTCCCGAGGTAGGTGAGACGGTCACCGGTGGCGAGGAAGCAGGTGTTGCGGAATCCGTGAAATCGGCATCGGATGTGTTCAGCCCGGTAACGGGTGAGGTTATCGAAATCAATGAGAGCCTGGAAGATGAGCCCGAGAAGGTGAACGAAGACCCTTATGGCGACGGCTGGCTGTTTAAAGTAAAGCTTTCCGATCAAGGTGAGCTTGAAGGCCTGATGGACGCTCTGGCATACGCTGAGCACGTCGCGGCTGCTGAATAG
- a CDS encoding histidinol-phosphatase, with protein sequence MTLAIFDLDNTLLDGDSDHAWGEFLVEEGIVDAETYRKTNDRFYQEYLNGELDILNYLGFALQPLSIHSMDELLGWRTTFMDKKVRPMLLQKADELLHSHRKRGHTLMIITATNRFVTEPIAEALGIEHLIATEPEMINGHYTGQIAGTPSFQEGKVTRLDDWLAAHGESLDGAWFYSDSHNDLPLLKKVDNPIAVDPDPKLEEYARNRGWGVISLRG encoded by the coding sequence TTGACGCTCGCAATTTTTGATCTCGACAACACCCTGCTGGATGGTGACAGCGATCACGCCTGGGGCGAGTTTCTGGTAGAGGAAGGCATTGTTGATGCCGAAACCTATCGCAAGACCAATGATCGCTTCTATCAGGAATACCTGAATGGCGAGCTGGACATACTGAACTACCTTGGGTTTGCGCTTCAGCCCCTCTCAATCCACAGCATGGATGAGCTACTGGGGTGGCGGACTACTTTCATGGATAAGAAAGTGCGACCTATGCTGCTGCAAAAGGCCGATGAGCTTTTGCACAGCCATCGGAAGCGCGGCCACACCCTGATGATCATCACGGCCACCAACCGGTTTGTGACCGAACCTATCGCGGAAGCGCTGGGCATTGAACACCTGATTGCCACCGAGCCCGAGATGATTAACGGTCACTACACCGGCCAGATAGCCGGTACACCCAGCTTTCAGGAAGGCAAGGTCACCCGACTGGACGACTGGTTGGCCGCACATGGTGAAAGCCTGGACGGCGCCTGGTTCTACAGCGATTCACACAATGACTTGCCGTTGCTGAAAAAAGTCGACAACCCGATCGCAGTTGACCCTGACCCGAAGCTGGAAGAATACGCACGAAATCGGGGTTGGGGAGTTATCAGTCTTCGCGGATAA
- a CDS encoding TolC family outer membrane protein yields MKKRLLSGLVGLLAAQPALSLDLVETYEKALSYDSGIAAAQARFESQQAASDVSQSALLPQIGAYGDARHIDSDGPSAGQDNSYRELNYGVQLTQPLFRADAWFQYDASQFQTESARAQYNLAQQQLILDVATAYFNVLRAQDTVTTAQATEAAIQRQYEQAQERFDVGLIAITAVYEARASYDDSRSLRIAAENQTNIARERLARLTGEYSEDLENLRQNFPLGRPEPMDPTAWEMTALEQNWSIQSALYDLNASESGLKRAKAGHYPTLDLNASYGKSDVTGIEQNPPGVQRDGVSTQGVIELSLNVPLYSGGGTQAGVRQQRSLVTVAEQSLNTVRRDVRVNTRSLFLTVNNNIETASALERTIISRRSALDATRAGYDVGTRNIVEVLDAERAYYVALRDYANARYDYVNNTLQLKQAAGTLSPRDLIDLNNWLSANAPGIEALANDRKTLDDPTL; encoded by the coding sequence ATGAAGAAACGATTGCTTTCCGGACTTGTTGGCCTCTTGGCAGCACAGCCTGCCCTTTCCCTGGATCTGGTAGAGACCTATGAGAAAGCACTCTCCTACGACTCTGGCATTGCCGCAGCCCAAGCGCGGTTTGAATCCCAGCAAGCTGCCAGCGATGTTAGCCAAAGCGCCCTGTTACCGCAGATAGGAGCCTATGGCGATGCCCGCCATATTGATTCAGACGGGCCCAGCGCTGGCCAGGACAACAGTTATCGCGAACTGAACTACGGCGTGCAACTGACACAACCATTGTTCCGGGCAGACGCATGGTTTCAGTATGACGCCAGCCAGTTCCAGACAGAATCTGCACGTGCCCAATACAATCTGGCACAGCAGCAGCTGATTCTTGATGTCGCAACCGCTTATTTTAACGTGTTGCGCGCTCAGGATACGGTAACGACCGCCCAGGCAACCGAAGCAGCGATCCAGCGACAGTACGAGCAGGCCCAGGAGCGCTTTGATGTGGGTCTGATCGCCATCACTGCGGTGTACGAAGCACGCGCCAGCTACGACGACAGCAGGAGCCTGCGGATTGCCGCAGAAAACCAGACGAACATTGCCCGGGAGAGGCTGGCCCGGTTAACAGGCGAATACTCGGAGGACCTGGAGAATCTGCGCCAGAACTTCCCTCTGGGCCGACCTGAACCAATGGATCCGACTGCGTGGGAAATGACTGCGCTGGAGCAGAACTGGTCCATTCAGTCTGCCCTTTATGACTTGAACGCCAGCGAATCCGGGCTGAAAAGAGCCAAGGCGGGCCATTACCCAACGCTGGACCTGAATGCTTCTTACGGCAAATCCGATGTCACCGGGATTGAGCAGAATCCGCCGGGCGTTCAGCGTGATGGTGTCAGCACTCAGGGCGTGATCGAGCTCAGCCTCAACGTACCATTGTACTCCGGCGGCGGAACCCAGGCCGGTGTGCGCCAGCAGCGCTCTCTGGTTACCGTGGCCGAACAGTCTCTGAATACCGTACGCCGCGACGTGCGGGTGAATACCCGAAGCCTGTTCCTGACCGTTAACAACAACATTGAAACTGCGTCAGCCCTGGAGCGGACGATTATTTCCCGCCGCAGTGCACTGGATGCCACGCGCGCCGGCTATGATGTGGGCACACGAAATATTGTTGAAGTTCTGGATGCAGAGCGGGCTTACTATGTTGCGCTGAGGGATTACGCCAACGCCCGTTATGACTATGTGAATAATACGCTTCAACTGAAGCAGGCTGCCGGAACGCTCAGCCCGAGAGATCTGATTGACTTGAACAACTGGCTGAGCGCCAATGCCCCTGGCATTGAGGCCCTGGCCAATGATCGGAAGACTCTGGACGATCCCACGCTCTAG
- a CDS encoding NUDIX domain-containing protein gives MAEPFQFQSSDVTIEKRETVFQGFFRMDKLWLVHPRFDGRNMPQFTRELFLRGDATCVLPYDPDRDEVVLLEQFRLGAIGRDQSPWLLELVAGMNENGESSEDVAQREGQEEAGLSFSKLEKICDYLVSPGGTTEMVYLYCGKVSTESAGGLYGLEDEHEDIRAHVVSADEAIAMISDGRINNAAAIIAIQWLQLNRTRLRAGWQ, from the coding sequence ATGGCCGAGCCATTCCAGTTTCAATCTAGCGACGTCACAATCGAAAAACGCGAAACCGTCTTCCAGGGCTTCTTCCGTATGGACAAGCTGTGGCTGGTGCACCCGCGCTTTGATGGCCGGAACATGCCTCAGTTTACCCGCGAACTCTTTCTCCGCGGCGATGCCACCTGCGTACTCCCATACGACCCCGACCGCGACGAAGTGGTCTTGCTCGAACAATTTCGCCTCGGCGCAATTGGGCGCGACCAGTCACCCTGGTTGCTGGAACTCGTAGCCGGAATGAACGAAAACGGAGAAAGCAGCGAAGACGTTGCCCAGAGAGAAGGTCAGGAAGAAGCTGGGCTCAGTTTCAGCAAGCTCGAAAAAATCTGTGATTATCTCGTCTCGCCGGGGGGCACCACCGAAATGGTTTACCTTTACTGCGGCAAGGTCAGCACCGAATCTGCAGGCGGCCTGTATGGTCTCGAAGACGAACACGAAGACATACGGGCCCACGTGGTTTCGGCTGACGAAGCCATCGCCATGATCAGTGACGGCCGCATCAACAACGCGGCTGCAATCATCGCCATTCAATGGCTACAGCTGAATCGCACCAGATTGCGTGCAGGGTGGCAGTAA
- a CDS encoding DUF1249 domain-containing protein, whose amino-acid sequence MGEWTMKPKRYVPDLRQLGALCEGNYQRLRRLRQLRVDGQPVCEIELYRENEYFGRVRIQVLQTARYTETLQLEQIHNSGRWLNNPQMTVRVYHDAVMAEVISCYRDRQIAPVNDYPNRFMHHPDEKVQVNGFLADWLEYCLRFGHLPLEHAAWTAGESAD is encoded by the coding sequence ATGGGCGAATGGACAATGAAACCCAAACGCTATGTGCCGGATCTGCGCCAGCTTGGAGCCCTGTGTGAGGGTAACTACCAGCGTCTTCGCCGGCTGCGTCAGCTCAGAGTCGACGGCCAACCCGTATGCGAAATTGAACTGTACCGGGAAAACGAGTACTTCGGTCGCGTTCGGATTCAGGTGCTGCAAACCGCCCGGTATACCGAAACCCTCCAGCTCGAACAGATCCACAACAGCGGTCGCTGGCTCAATAACCCGCAGATGACCGTTCGGGTATACCACGATGCGGTCATGGCAGAGGTTATCAGCTGCTATCGTGACAGGCAGATTGCGCCCGTCAACGACTATCCCAACCGCTTTATGCACCACCCGGATGAAAAAGTTCAGGTTAACGGATTCCTCGCCGACTGGCTTGAGTACTGCCTGAGATTCGGTCACCTGCCTCTTGAACATGCCGCCTGGACTGCCGGAGAAAGCGCCGACTGA
- a CDS encoding RNA pyrophosphohydrolase produces the protein MIDSDGFRPNVGIILVNHQGEVLWARRIGQDSWQFPQGGINHEESPEDALYRELGEEIGLGANDVEIISCTRGWLRYRLPRRMVRHNSHPVCVGQKQKWFLLRMLSPDAQVRVDGTDSPEFDGWQWVSYWYPLGQVVSFKREVYRRALRELAPRLFYNMEQWHRSEYNRRLQEQAK, from the coding sequence GTGATCGATTCAGACGGTTTCAGACCCAACGTCGGAATCATTCTGGTCAACCACCAGGGAGAAGTTCTCTGGGCAAGGCGAATAGGGCAGGACTCCTGGCAGTTTCCCCAAGGCGGTATCAATCATGAAGAATCGCCGGAAGACGCGCTGTACCGGGAGCTTGGAGAGGAAATTGGCCTGGGCGCCAATGATGTTGAGATCATCAGTTGTACCCGGGGTTGGCTGAGATACCGCCTTCCCAGAAGAATGGTACGGCACAACTCGCACCCCGTCTGTGTGGGCCAAAAACAGAAATGGTTCCTGCTGAGGATGTTATCACCGGATGCGCAAGTACGCGTTGACGGCACGGATTCACCGGAGTTCGACGGCTGGCAGTGGGTAAGCTACTGGTATCCGTTGGGTCAGGTGGTTTCCTTTAAGCGTGAAGTGTATCGACGTGCGCTGAGAGAACTTGCGCCAAGACTGTTCTACAACATGGAGCAGTGGCACCGGAGCGAGTATAACCGGCGTTTACAGGAACAGGCGAAATGA